A stretch of Malus sylvestris chromosome 11, drMalSylv7.2, whole genome shotgun sequence DNA encodes these proteins:
- the LOC126589701 gene encoding bifunctional bis(5'-adenosyl)-triphosphatase/adenylylsulfatase FHIT-like yields the protein MPLSTVASTVRSFITRSSFVARAAFLPPSSFSTSAKKPPIPTLSSSFTSVSGSFHYTLFIKPKQMASQMSSESFKFGPYKIDGRGVFYSTNLSFAMVNLRPLVPGNVLVCPRREVKRFGDLTADETSDLWITAQKVGSRLESYHKASSLTLAIQDGPQAGQSVPHVHIHILPRKVGDFEKNDEIYDALEEKEKELKRKLDLDQERKDRSLEEMTQEAEEYKQLF from the exons ATGCCGTTGTCGACGGTGGCTTCCACTGTTAGATCTTTCATTACACGATCGTCCTTCGTCGCCAGAGCcgccttccttcctccttcctccttctccacCTCCGCCAAGAAACCACCAATTCCGaccctttcttcttcctttaccTCCGTCTCCGGCTCCTTTCATTATACTTTGTTTATAAAACCCAAACAGATGGCTTCGCAGATGTCTTCGGAGAGCTTCAAGTTCGGGCCGTACAAGATCGACGGGAGGGGAGTGTTCTACTCCACCAATCTATCCTTCGCCATGGTTAACCTGCGCCCTCTTGTTCCTGGTA ATGTACTTGTCTGCCCAAGGCGTGAAGTGAAGCGCTTTGGTGATCTCACTGCTGATGAGACCAGTGACCTTTGGATCACAGCGCAAAAGGTTGGTAGTCGGCTGGAGAGTTACCACAAAGCATCATCTCTCACACTTGCTATTCAA GATGGACCCCAAGCCGGACAGAgtgtaccccatgttcatatCCATATCCTCCCACGGAAAGTTGGTGACTTTGAGAAGAACGATGAGATTTATGATGCA ctagaagaaaaggagaaggaaTTAAAGCGAAAGCTAGATTTAGACCAGGAAAGGAAGGACAGAAGCCTCGAGGAAATGACACAAGAAGCCGAAGAGTACAAACAGTTGTTTTAG
- the LOC126589698 gene encoding reticulon-like protein B4 translates to MHRNIKRTYKMLDPVDVDIADSDFLTNQSDLDDSSDSDIDNYCLAFTCKNRLFGRQKPLHVVLGAGVSADIILWRNKQISAYIFMGATLTWLLFERLGYSLVVFFCHASLLSLTALFLWSNFGSLIHVSAPEIPEIVVPQHLFMRTAISMTTTYNQALRSFGQVVFGTDIRDFLAVAATLWVLSVAGSRCSFLSFLYLVFVILMTVPALYENLEDSVDSIAEKALIEVKKQYAVLDGKVLQKLKKKVISFKNKKQP, encoded by the exons ATGCATAGAAACATTAAACGTACATATAAAATGCTGGATCCGGTGGATGTGGATATTGCAGATTCTGATTTTCTCACCAACCAATCAGATCTTGATGACTCTTCCGACTCCGACATTGATAATTACTGCTTGGCTTTTACATGCAAGAACCGATTGTTTGGTCGCCAGAAGCCTCTCCATGTTGTCCTCGGCGCCGGTGTAT CTGCTGAtattatactttggaggaacaAGCAGATCTCAGCCTACATTTTTATGGGTGCAACACTCACATGGCTTCTATTTGAGAGATTAGGTTATAGTTTGGTTGTGTTCTTTTGCCACGCTTCATTGCTCTCCTTGACAGCCTTGTTCTTGTGGTCCAATTTTGGTTCCTTAATCCACGT GTCTGCACCAGAAATTCCAGAGATTGTAGTACCACAGCACCTGTTTATGAGGACTGCTATTTCCATGACAACTACATATAATCAAGCATTAAGATCATTTGGGCAAGTAGTTTTTGGGACAGACATTAGAGATTTCCTTGCG GTGGCGGCAACTTTGTGGGTTCTGTCTGTTGCCGGAAGCCGGTGCAGTTTCTTGAGCTTCCTTTACTTAG TGTTTGTGATACTGATGACCGTGCCAGCGTTGTACGAGAATCTTGAGGATAGCGTGGACAGCATTGCAGAGAAAGCACTGATTGAAGTAAAGAAGCAGTATGCAGTGTTGGATGGAAAAGTTCTGCAGAAACTCAAAAAGAAAGTAATTTCTTTCAAGAACAAAAAGCAGCCCTAA
- the LOC126589700 gene encoding uncharacterized protein LOC126589700, which yields MSAVATLGQACWAAAAVKSKPTTAISQTHIRNPKPKSLSLPLSANSSCNHFFSFPPKTTVKSSSSVRTSVAAVDSDQLSSSDSADKEKPSRYYFVVANAKFMLDEEEHFQEQLCERLRHYGEKNKEQDFWLVIEPKFLDKFPNITKRLGRPAVALVSTNGPWITFMKLRLDRVLAESFEAASLEEALASNPTKIEFEKPQKWVAPYSKYESGWWGPFLPPGSKEEAKA from the exons ATGTCAGCCGTGGCAACTCTCGGTCAGGCATGCTGGGCCGCCGCCGCCGTGAAATCGAAACCAACCACGGCCATCTCACAAACCCACATCCGAAATCCAAAGCCCAAATCTTTATCTCTTCCTCTCTCAGCCAATTCCAGCTGCAaccacttcttctccttccctcccAAAACCACCGTCAAATCCTCCTCCTCCGTCCGTACATCTGTCGCCGCCGTCGACTCCGACCAGCTCAGCTCCTCCGATTCCGCCGATAAG GAAAAGCCGAGCAGGTACTATTTCGTGGTTGCGAATGCGAAGTTTATGCTCGATGAGGAGGAGCATTTCCAGGAGCAATTGTGTGAGAGGCTTCGACACTATGGAGAGAAGAACAAAGAGCAGGACTTTTGGCTTGTGATCGAGCCTAAGTTCTTGGATAAGTTTCCTAACATTACTAAGAGATTAGGAAGGCCTGCCGTTGCTCTGGTTTCGACTAACGGACCTTGGATTAC GTTTATGAAGCTGAGACTGGACAGAGTGTTAGCAGAAAGTTTTGAAGCTGCGAGTCTAGAAGAAGCATTAGCCTCCAATCCAACCAAGATCGAGTTTGAGAAGCCACAGAAATGGGTAGCACCTTATTCCAAGTATGAATCCGGGTGGTGGGGACCCTTCTTGCCTCCAGGATCGAAAGAGGAGGCCAAAGCGTAA